One genomic region from Quercus robur chromosome 4, dhQueRobu3.1, whole genome shotgun sequence encodes:
- the LOC126723073 gene encoding 3-hydroxyisobutyryl-CoA hydrolase-like protein 1, mitochondrial isoform X3 — MMQRLKATLLQRRNNLHVHSLRFLNQFHTRNLCSLPDTNITDELDNQVLVEGKAWSRTAILNRPSVLNCLSTAMGARLQKLYTSWENNPDIGFVAMKWQGILCWRRYCDTLSIKYGGASRMFCDGKMEDCKEFFRTLYTYIYILGTYLKPHVALLNGITMGGGAGVSIPGMFRVATDKTVFATPETLIGFHPDAGASFFLSHLPGHLGEYLGLTGQKLNGAEMISCGLATHYAHSSKLALIEEQLGKLDTDDPSVIETSLEKYSDLVYLDNISVLHRIEILDKCFSHDTVEEIIDALESETSKTNDAWCISTLRRLNEASPLGLKVSLKSIREGRFQTLDQCLIREYRMSLQGISNQVSKDFCEWNPPSLEQVSKDMVEHYFSPLSKSEPDLELPTDLREAFT; from the exons ATGATGCAGAGGTTAAAGGCAACCTTGTTGCAGAGGCGCAACAATCTTCACGTTCACAGTCTTCGTTTCCTCAACCAATTCCACACAAGGAATCTCTGTTCTCTTCCGGACACTAATATTACCGATGAACTTGACAACCAA GTATTGGTTGAGGGCAAAGCTTGGTCTAGAACAGCAATTCTGAACAGGCCTTCTGTGCTCAATTGTCTTAGTACTGCAATG GGGGCTAGATTGCAAAAGTTGTATACATCTTGGGAAAATAATCCAGATATTGGTTTTGTGGCAATGAAG TGGCAGGGCATTTTGTGCTGGCGGAGATATTGTGACACTTT ATCAATAAAGTATGGAGGTGCATCCAGAATGTTTTGTGATG GGAAAATGGAAGATTGTAAGGAATTCTTTAGAACGTTATATACTTACATATACATTTTAGGTACATATTTGAAGCCACAT GTGGCTCTTTTGAATGGAATTACTATGGGTGGTGGGGCTGGAGTTTCAATCCCTGGGATGTTTAGGGTTGCAACTGATAAAACT GTTTTTGCTACTCCTGAAACTCTAATTGGTTTCCACCCTGATGCTGGTGCATCGTTTTTCCTCTCACATCTACCTGGTCACCTGG ggGAGTACTTGGGTCTCACAGGACAAAAACTTAATGGAGCAGAAATGATTTCTTGTGGGCTTGCTACACACTATGCGCATAGCTCA AAGCTTGCATTAATTGAAGAACAACTTGGGAAATTGGATACTGATGATCCTTCTGTCATTGAAActtctttagaaaaatataGTGACCTTGTCTATCTAGATAATATAAGTGTACTTCACAG GATTGAAATACTTGATAAATGTTTCAGCCATGACACAGTTGAAGAAATTATCGATGCCTTG GAGAGTGAGACAAGTAAAACAAATGATGCATGGTGCATTTCCACCCTAAGGAGACTTAATGAAGCTTCACCATTAGGCTTGAAGGTTTCTTTGAAATCT ATACGGGAAGGTAGATTTCAGACCCTTGATCAGTGCTTGATACGTGAGTACCGAATGTCACTGCAAGGGATATCTAATCAGGTTTCCAAAGATTTTTGTGAG TGGAATCCTCCGAGCTTGGAACAAGTGTCCAAAGACATGGTAGAGCACTATTTTTCACCACTCAGCAAATCTGAGCCTGATCTGGAGCTACCCACAGACCTGCGAGAAGCATTCACATAG
- the LOC126723073 gene encoding 3-hydroxyisobutyryl-CoA hydrolase-like protein 1, mitochondrial isoform X4: MMQRLKATLLQRRNNLHVHSLRFLNQFHTRNLCSLPDTNITDELDNQVLVEGKAWSRTAILNRPSVLNCLSTAMGARLQKLYTSWENNPDIGFVAMKWQGILCWRRYCDTLSIKYGGASRMFCDGKMEDCKEFFRTLYTYIYILGEYLGLTGQKLNGAEMISCGLATHYAHSSKLALIEEQLGKLDTDDPSVIETSLEKYSDLVYLDNISVLHRIEILDKCFSHDTVEEIIDALESETSKTNDAWCISTLRRLNEASPLGLKVSLKSIREGRFQTLDQCLIREYRMSLQGISNQVSKDFCEGVRARMVDKDLAPKWNPPSLEQVSKDMVEHYFSPLSKSEPDLELPTDLREAFT; this comes from the exons ATGATGCAGAGGTTAAAGGCAACCTTGTTGCAGAGGCGCAACAATCTTCACGTTCACAGTCTTCGTTTCCTCAACCAATTCCACACAAGGAATCTCTGTTCTCTTCCGGACACTAATATTACCGATGAACTTGACAACCAA GTATTGGTTGAGGGCAAAGCTTGGTCTAGAACAGCAATTCTGAACAGGCCTTCTGTGCTCAATTGTCTTAGTACTGCAATG GGGGCTAGATTGCAAAAGTTGTATACATCTTGGGAAAATAATCCAGATATTGGTTTTGTGGCAATGAAG TGGCAGGGCATTTTGTGCTGGCGGAGATATTGTGACACTTT ATCAATAAAGTATGGAGGTGCATCCAGAATGTTTTGTGATG GGAAAATGGAAGATTGTAAGGAATTCTTTAGAACGTTATATACTTACATATACATTTTAG ggGAGTACTTGGGTCTCACAGGACAAAAACTTAATGGAGCAGAAATGATTTCTTGTGGGCTTGCTACACACTATGCGCATAGCTCA AAGCTTGCATTAATTGAAGAACAACTTGGGAAATTGGATACTGATGATCCTTCTGTCATTGAAActtctttagaaaaatataGTGACCTTGTCTATCTAGATAATATAAGTGTACTTCACAG GATTGAAATACTTGATAAATGTTTCAGCCATGACACAGTTGAAGAAATTATCGATGCCTTG GAGAGTGAGACAAGTAAAACAAATGATGCATGGTGCATTTCCACCCTAAGGAGACTTAATGAAGCTTCACCATTAGGCTTGAAGGTTTCTTTGAAATCT ATACGGGAAGGTAGATTTCAGACCCTTGATCAGTGCTTGATACGTGAGTACCGAATGTCACTGCAAGGGATATCTAATCAGGTTTCCAAAGATTTTTGTGAG GGTGTTCGGGCACGAATGGTAGACAAGGACCTGGCACCAAAG TGGAATCCTCCGAGCTTGGAACAAGTGTCCAAAGACATGGTAGAGCACTATTTTTCACCACTCAGCAAATCTGAGCCTGATCTGGAGCTACCCACAGACCTGCGAGAAGCATTCACATAG
- the LOC126723073 gene encoding 3-hydroxyisobutyryl-CoA hydrolase-like protein 1, mitochondrial isoform X10 has protein sequence MMQRLKATLLQRRNNLHVHSLRFLNQFHTRNLCSLPDTNITDELDNQVLVEGKAWSRTAILNRPSVLNCLSTAMGARLQKLYTSWENNPDIGFVAMKWQGILCWRRYCDTLSIKYGGASRMFCDGEYLGLTGQKLNGAEMISCGLATHYAHSSKLALIEEQLGKLDTDDPSVIETSLEKYSDLVYLDNISVLHRIEILDKCFSHDTVEEIIDALESETSKTNDAWCISTLRRLNEASPLGLKVSLKSIREGRFQTLDQCLIREYRMSLQGISNQVSKDFCEGVRARMVDKDLAPKWNPPSLEQVSKDMVEHYFSPLSKSEPDLELPTDLREAFT, from the exons ATGATGCAGAGGTTAAAGGCAACCTTGTTGCAGAGGCGCAACAATCTTCACGTTCACAGTCTTCGTTTCCTCAACCAATTCCACACAAGGAATCTCTGTTCTCTTCCGGACACTAATATTACCGATGAACTTGACAACCAA GTATTGGTTGAGGGCAAAGCTTGGTCTAGAACAGCAATTCTGAACAGGCCTTCTGTGCTCAATTGTCTTAGTACTGCAATG GGGGCTAGATTGCAAAAGTTGTATACATCTTGGGAAAATAATCCAGATATTGGTTTTGTGGCAATGAAG TGGCAGGGCATTTTGTGCTGGCGGAGATATTGTGACACTTT ATCAATAAAGTATGGAGGTGCATCCAGAATGTTTTGTGATG ggGAGTACTTGGGTCTCACAGGACAAAAACTTAATGGAGCAGAAATGATTTCTTGTGGGCTTGCTACACACTATGCGCATAGCTCA AAGCTTGCATTAATTGAAGAACAACTTGGGAAATTGGATACTGATGATCCTTCTGTCATTGAAActtctttagaaaaatataGTGACCTTGTCTATCTAGATAATATAAGTGTACTTCACAG GATTGAAATACTTGATAAATGTTTCAGCCATGACACAGTTGAAGAAATTATCGATGCCTTG GAGAGTGAGACAAGTAAAACAAATGATGCATGGTGCATTTCCACCCTAAGGAGACTTAATGAAGCTTCACCATTAGGCTTGAAGGTTTCTTTGAAATCT ATACGGGAAGGTAGATTTCAGACCCTTGATCAGTGCTTGATACGTGAGTACCGAATGTCACTGCAAGGGATATCTAATCAGGTTTCCAAAGATTTTTGTGAG GGTGTTCGGGCACGAATGGTAGACAAGGACCTGGCACCAAAG TGGAATCCTCCGAGCTTGGAACAAGTGTCCAAAGACATGGTAGAGCACTATTTTTCACCACTCAGCAAATCTGAGCCTGATCTGGAGCTACCCACAGACCTGCGAGAAGCATTCACATAG
- the LOC126723073 gene encoding 3-hydroxyisobutyryl-CoA hydrolase-like protein 1, mitochondrial isoform X2 — MMQRLKATLLQRRNNLHVHSLRFLNQFHTRNLCSLPDTNITDELDNQVLVEGKAWSRTAILNRPSVLNCLSTAMGARLQKLYTSWENNPDIGFVAMKGSGRAFCAGGDIVTLYHMINAGKMEDCKEFFRTLYTYIYILGTYLKPHVALLNGITMGGGAGVSIPGMFRVATDKTVFATPETLIGFHPDAGASFFLSHLPGHLGEYLGLTGQKLNGAEMISCGLATHYAHSSKLALIEEQLGKLDTDDPSVIETSLEKYSDLVYLDNISVLHRIEILDKCFSHDTVEEIIDALESETSKTNDAWCISTLRRLNEASPLGLKVSLKSIREGRFQTLDQCLIREYRMSLQGISNQVSKDFCEGVRARMVDKDLAPKWNPPSLEQVSKDMVEHYFSPLSKSEPDLELPTDLREAFT; from the exons ATGATGCAGAGGTTAAAGGCAACCTTGTTGCAGAGGCGCAACAATCTTCACGTTCACAGTCTTCGTTTCCTCAACCAATTCCACACAAGGAATCTCTGTTCTCTTCCGGACACTAATATTACCGATGAACTTGACAACCAA GTATTGGTTGAGGGCAAAGCTTGGTCTAGAACAGCAATTCTGAACAGGCCTTCTGTGCTCAATTGTCTTAGTACTGCAATG GGGGCTAGATTGCAAAAGTTGTATACATCTTGGGAAAATAATCCAGATATTGGTTTTGTGGCAATGAAG GGCAGTGGCAGGGCATTTTGTGCTGGCGGAGATATTGTGACACTTTATCATATGATAAACGCAG GGAAAATGGAAGATTGTAAGGAATTCTTTAGAACGTTATATACTTACATATACATTTTAGGTACATATTTGAAGCCACAT GTGGCTCTTTTGAATGGAATTACTATGGGTGGTGGGGCTGGAGTTTCAATCCCTGGGATGTTTAGGGTTGCAACTGATAAAACT GTTTTTGCTACTCCTGAAACTCTAATTGGTTTCCACCCTGATGCTGGTGCATCGTTTTTCCTCTCACATCTACCTGGTCACCTGG ggGAGTACTTGGGTCTCACAGGACAAAAACTTAATGGAGCAGAAATGATTTCTTGTGGGCTTGCTACACACTATGCGCATAGCTCA AAGCTTGCATTAATTGAAGAACAACTTGGGAAATTGGATACTGATGATCCTTCTGTCATTGAAActtctttagaaaaatataGTGACCTTGTCTATCTAGATAATATAAGTGTACTTCACAG GATTGAAATACTTGATAAATGTTTCAGCCATGACACAGTTGAAGAAATTATCGATGCCTTG GAGAGTGAGACAAGTAAAACAAATGATGCATGGTGCATTTCCACCCTAAGGAGACTTAATGAAGCTTCACCATTAGGCTTGAAGGTTTCTTTGAAATCT ATACGGGAAGGTAGATTTCAGACCCTTGATCAGTGCTTGATACGTGAGTACCGAATGTCACTGCAAGGGATATCTAATCAGGTTTCCAAAGATTTTTGTGAG GGTGTTCGGGCACGAATGGTAGACAAGGACCTGGCACCAAAG TGGAATCCTCCGAGCTTGGAACAAGTGTCCAAAGACATGGTAGAGCACTATTTTTCACCACTCAGCAAATCTGAGCCTGATCTGGAGCTACCCACAGACCTGCGAGAAGCATTCACATAG
- the LOC126723073 gene encoding 3-hydroxyisobutyryl-CoA hydrolase-like protein 1, mitochondrial isoform X9 — MMQRLKATLLQRRNNLHVHSLRFLNQFHTRNLCSLPDTNITDELDNQVLVEGKAWSRTAILNRPSVLNCLSTAMGARLQKLYTSWENNPDIGFVAMKWQGILCWRRYCDTLSIKYGGASRMFCDGKMEDCKEFFRTLYTYIYILGTYLKPHVALLNGITMGGGAGVSIPGMFRVATDKTVFATPETLIGFHPDAGASFFLSHLPGHLGEYLGLTGQKLNGAEMISCGLATHYAHSSKLALIEEQLGKLDTDDPSVIETSLEKYSDLVYLDNISVLHRIEILDKCFSHDTVEEIIDALWNPPSLEQVSKDMVEHYFSPLSKSEPDLELPTDLREAFT, encoded by the exons ATGATGCAGAGGTTAAAGGCAACCTTGTTGCAGAGGCGCAACAATCTTCACGTTCACAGTCTTCGTTTCCTCAACCAATTCCACACAAGGAATCTCTGTTCTCTTCCGGACACTAATATTACCGATGAACTTGACAACCAA GTATTGGTTGAGGGCAAAGCTTGGTCTAGAACAGCAATTCTGAACAGGCCTTCTGTGCTCAATTGTCTTAGTACTGCAATG GGGGCTAGATTGCAAAAGTTGTATACATCTTGGGAAAATAATCCAGATATTGGTTTTGTGGCAATGAAG TGGCAGGGCATTTTGTGCTGGCGGAGATATTGTGACACTTT ATCAATAAAGTATGGAGGTGCATCCAGAATGTTTTGTGATG GGAAAATGGAAGATTGTAAGGAATTCTTTAGAACGTTATATACTTACATATACATTTTAGGTACATATTTGAAGCCACAT GTGGCTCTTTTGAATGGAATTACTATGGGTGGTGGGGCTGGAGTTTCAATCCCTGGGATGTTTAGGGTTGCAACTGATAAAACT GTTTTTGCTACTCCTGAAACTCTAATTGGTTTCCACCCTGATGCTGGTGCATCGTTTTTCCTCTCACATCTACCTGGTCACCTGG ggGAGTACTTGGGTCTCACAGGACAAAAACTTAATGGAGCAGAAATGATTTCTTGTGGGCTTGCTACACACTATGCGCATAGCTCA AAGCTTGCATTAATTGAAGAACAACTTGGGAAATTGGATACTGATGATCCTTCTGTCATTGAAActtctttagaaaaatataGTGACCTTGTCTATCTAGATAATATAAGTGTACTTCACAG GATTGAAATACTTGATAAATGTTTCAGCCATGACACAGTTGAAGAAATTATCGATGCCTTG TGGAATCCTCCGAGCTTGGAACAAGTGTCCAAAGACATGGTAGAGCACTATTTTTCACCACTCAGCAAATCTGAGCCTGATCTGGAGCTACCCACAGACCTGCGAGAAGCATTCACATAG
- the LOC126723073 gene encoding 3-hydroxyisobutyryl-CoA hydrolase-like protein 2, mitochondrial isoform X5 has translation MMQRLKATLLQRRNNLHVHSLRFLNQFHTRNLCSLPDTNITDELDNQVLVEGKAWSRTAILNRPSVLNCLSTAMGARLQKLYTSWENNPDIGFVAMKGSGRAFCAGGDIVTLYHMINAGKMEDCKEFFRTLYTYIYILGEYLGLTGQKLNGAEMISCGLATHYAHSSKLALIEEQLGKLDTDDPSVIETSLEKYSDLVYLDNISVLHRIEILDKCFSHDTVEEIIDALESETSKTNDAWCISTLRRLNEASPLGLKVSLKSIREGRFQTLDQCLIREYRMSLQGISNQVSKDFCEGVRARMVDKDLAPKWNPPSLEQVSKDMVEHYFSPLSKSEPDLELPTDLREAFT, from the exons ATGATGCAGAGGTTAAAGGCAACCTTGTTGCAGAGGCGCAACAATCTTCACGTTCACAGTCTTCGTTTCCTCAACCAATTCCACACAAGGAATCTCTGTTCTCTTCCGGACACTAATATTACCGATGAACTTGACAACCAA GTATTGGTTGAGGGCAAAGCTTGGTCTAGAACAGCAATTCTGAACAGGCCTTCTGTGCTCAATTGTCTTAGTACTGCAATG GGGGCTAGATTGCAAAAGTTGTATACATCTTGGGAAAATAATCCAGATATTGGTTTTGTGGCAATGAAG GGCAGTGGCAGGGCATTTTGTGCTGGCGGAGATATTGTGACACTTTATCATATGATAAACGCAG GGAAAATGGAAGATTGTAAGGAATTCTTTAGAACGTTATATACTTACATATACATTTTAG ggGAGTACTTGGGTCTCACAGGACAAAAACTTAATGGAGCAGAAATGATTTCTTGTGGGCTTGCTACACACTATGCGCATAGCTCA AAGCTTGCATTAATTGAAGAACAACTTGGGAAATTGGATACTGATGATCCTTCTGTCATTGAAActtctttagaaaaatataGTGACCTTGTCTATCTAGATAATATAAGTGTACTTCACAG GATTGAAATACTTGATAAATGTTTCAGCCATGACACAGTTGAAGAAATTATCGATGCCTTG GAGAGTGAGACAAGTAAAACAAATGATGCATGGTGCATTTCCACCCTAAGGAGACTTAATGAAGCTTCACCATTAGGCTTGAAGGTTTCTTTGAAATCT ATACGGGAAGGTAGATTTCAGACCCTTGATCAGTGCTTGATACGTGAGTACCGAATGTCACTGCAAGGGATATCTAATCAGGTTTCCAAAGATTTTTGTGAG GGTGTTCGGGCACGAATGGTAGACAAGGACCTGGCACCAAAG TGGAATCCTCCGAGCTTGGAACAAGTGTCCAAAGACATGGTAGAGCACTATTTTTCACCACTCAGCAAATCTGAGCCTGATCTGGAGCTACCCACAGACCTGCGAGAAGCATTCACATAG
- the LOC126723073 gene encoding 3-hydroxyisobutyryl-CoA hydrolase-like protein 1, mitochondrial isoform X1: MMQRLKATLLQRRNNLHVHSLRFLNQFHTRNLCSLPDTNITDELDNQVLVEGKAWSRTAILNRPSVLNCLSTAMGARLQKLYTSWENNPDIGFVAMKWQGILCWRRYCDTLSIKYGGASRMFCDGKMEDCKEFFRTLYTYIYILGTYLKPHVALLNGITMGGGAGVSIPGMFRVATDKTVFATPETLIGFHPDAGASFFLSHLPGHLGEYLGLTGQKLNGAEMISCGLATHYAHSSKLALIEEQLGKLDTDDPSVIETSLEKYSDLVYLDNISVLHRIEILDKCFSHDTVEEIIDALESETSKTNDAWCISTLRRLNEASPLGLKVSLKSIREGRFQTLDQCLIREYRMSLQGISNQVSKDFCEGVRARMVDKDLAPKWNPPSLEQVSKDMVEHYFSPLSKSEPDLELPTDLREAFT; encoded by the exons ATGATGCAGAGGTTAAAGGCAACCTTGTTGCAGAGGCGCAACAATCTTCACGTTCACAGTCTTCGTTTCCTCAACCAATTCCACACAAGGAATCTCTGTTCTCTTCCGGACACTAATATTACCGATGAACTTGACAACCAA GTATTGGTTGAGGGCAAAGCTTGGTCTAGAACAGCAATTCTGAACAGGCCTTCTGTGCTCAATTGTCTTAGTACTGCAATG GGGGCTAGATTGCAAAAGTTGTATACATCTTGGGAAAATAATCCAGATATTGGTTTTGTGGCAATGAAG TGGCAGGGCATTTTGTGCTGGCGGAGATATTGTGACACTTT ATCAATAAAGTATGGAGGTGCATCCAGAATGTTTTGTGATG GGAAAATGGAAGATTGTAAGGAATTCTTTAGAACGTTATATACTTACATATACATTTTAGGTACATATTTGAAGCCACAT GTGGCTCTTTTGAATGGAATTACTATGGGTGGTGGGGCTGGAGTTTCAATCCCTGGGATGTTTAGGGTTGCAACTGATAAAACT GTTTTTGCTACTCCTGAAACTCTAATTGGTTTCCACCCTGATGCTGGTGCATCGTTTTTCCTCTCACATCTACCTGGTCACCTGG ggGAGTACTTGGGTCTCACAGGACAAAAACTTAATGGAGCAGAAATGATTTCTTGTGGGCTTGCTACACACTATGCGCATAGCTCA AAGCTTGCATTAATTGAAGAACAACTTGGGAAATTGGATACTGATGATCCTTCTGTCATTGAAActtctttagaaaaatataGTGACCTTGTCTATCTAGATAATATAAGTGTACTTCACAG GATTGAAATACTTGATAAATGTTTCAGCCATGACACAGTTGAAGAAATTATCGATGCCTTG GAGAGTGAGACAAGTAAAACAAATGATGCATGGTGCATTTCCACCCTAAGGAGACTTAATGAAGCTTCACCATTAGGCTTGAAGGTTTCTTTGAAATCT ATACGGGAAGGTAGATTTCAGACCCTTGATCAGTGCTTGATACGTGAGTACCGAATGTCACTGCAAGGGATATCTAATCAGGTTTCCAAAGATTTTTGTGAG GGTGTTCGGGCACGAATGGTAGACAAGGACCTGGCACCAAAG TGGAATCCTCCGAGCTTGGAACAAGTGTCCAAAGACATGGTAGAGCACTATTTTTCACCACTCAGCAAATCTGAGCCTGATCTGGAGCTACCCACAGACCTGCGAGAAGCATTCACATAG
- the LOC126723073 gene encoding 3-hydroxyisobutyryl-CoA hydrolase-like protein 1, mitochondrial isoform X12 encodes MKGSGRAFCAGGDIVTLYHMINAGKMEDCKEFFRTLYTYIYILGTYLKPHVALLNGITMGGGAGVSIPGMFRVATDKTVFATPETLIGFHPDAGASFFLSHLPGHLGEYLGLTGQKLNGAEMISCGLATHYAHSSKLALIEEQLGKLDTDDPSVIETSLEKYSDLVYLDNISVLHRIEILDKCFSHDTVEEIIDALESETSKTNDAWCISTLRRLNEASPLGLKVSLKSIREGRFQTLDQCLIREYRMSLQGISNQVSKDFCEGVRARMVDKDLAPKWNPPSLEQVSKDMVEHYFSPLSKSEPDLELPTDLREAFT; translated from the exons ATGAAG GGCAGTGGCAGGGCATTTTGTGCTGGCGGAGATATTGTGACACTTTATCATATGATAAACGCAG GGAAAATGGAAGATTGTAAGGAATTCTTTAGAACGTTATATACTTACATATACATTTTAGGTACATATTTGAAGCCACAT GTGGCTCTTTTGAATGGAATTACTATGGGTGGTGGGGCTGGAGTTTCAATCCCTGGGATGTTTAGGGTTGCAACTGATAAAACT GTTTTTGCTACTCCTGAAACTCTAATTGGTTTCCACCCTGATGCTGGTGCATCGTTTTTCCTCTCACATCTACCTGGTCACCTGG ggGAGTACTTGGGTCTCACAGGACAAAAACTTAATGGAGCAGAAATGATTTCTTGTGGGCTTGCTACACACTATGCGCATAGCTCA AAGCTTGCATTAATTGAAGAACAACTTGGGAAATTGGATACTGATGATCCTTCTGTCATTGAAActtctttagaaaaatataGTGACCTTGTCTATCTAGATAATATAAGTGTACTTCACAG GATTGAAATACTTGATAAATGTTTCAGCCATGACACAGTTGAAGAAATTATCGATGCCTTG GAGAGTGAGACAAGTAAAACAAATGATGCATGGTGCATTTCCACCCTAAGGAGACTTAATGAAGCTTCACCATTAGGCTTGAAGGTTTCTTTGAAATCT ATACGGGAAGGTAGATTTCAGACCCTTGATCAGTGCTTGATACGTGAGTACCGAATGTCACTGCAAGGGATATCTAATCAGGTTTCCAAAGATTTTTGTGAG GGTGTTCGGGCACGAATGGTAGACAAGGACCTGGCACCAAAG TGGAATCCTCCGAGCTTGGAACAAGTGTCCAAAGACATGGTAGAGCACTATTTTTCACCACTCAGCAAATCTGAGCCTGATCTGGAGCTACCCACAGACCTGCGAGAAGCATTCACATAG
- the LOC126723073 gene encoding 3-hydroxyisobutyryl-CoA hydrolase-like protein 1, mitochondrial isoform X11 — protein sequence MKWQGILCWRRYCDTLSIKYGGASRMFCDGKMEDCKEFFRTLYTYIYILGTYLKPHVALLNGITMGGGAGVSIPGMFRVATDKTVFATPETLIGFHPDAGASFFLSHLPGHLGEYLGLTGQKLNGAEMISCGLATHYAHSSKLALIEEQLGKLDTDDPSVIETSLEKYSDLVYLDNISVLHRIEILDKCFSHDTVEEIIDALESETSKTNDAWCISTLRRLNEASPLGLKVSLKSIREGRFQTLDQCLIREYRMSLQGISNQVSKDFCEGVRARMVDKDLAPKWNPPSLEQVSKDMVEHYFSPLSKSEPDLELPTDLREAFT from the exons ATGAAG TGGCAGGGCATTTTGTGCTGGCGGAGATATTGTGACACTTT ATCAATAAAGTATGGAGGTGCATCCAGAATGTTTTGTGATG GGAAAATGGAAGATTGTAAGGAATTCTTTAGAACGTTATATACTTACATATACATTTTAGGTACATATTTGAAGCCACAT GTGGCTCTTTTGAATGGAATTACTATGGGTGGTGGGGCTGGAGTTTCAATCCCTGGGATGTTTAGGGTTGCAACTGATAAAACT GTTTTTGCTACTCCTGAAACTCTAATTGGTTTCCACCCTGATGCTGGTGCATCGTTTTTCCTCTCACATCTACCTGGTCACCTGG ggGAGTACTTGGGTCTCACAGGACAAAAACTTAATGGAGCAGAAATGATTTCTTGTGGGCTTGCTACACACTATGCGCATAGCTCA AAGCTTGCATTAATTGAAGAACAACTTGGGAAATTGGATACTGATGATCCTTCTGTCATTGAAActtctttagaaaaatataGTGACCTTGTCTATCTAGATAATATAAGTGTACTTCACAG GATTGAAATACTTGATAAATGTTTCAGCCATGACACAGTTGAAGAAATTATCGATGCCTTG GAGAGTGAGACAAGTAAAACAAATGATGCATGGTGCATTTCCACCCTAAGGAGACTTAATGAAGCTTCACCATTAGGCTTGAAGGTTTCTTTGAAATCT ATACGGGAAGGTAGATTTCAGACCCTTGATCAGTGCTTGATACGTGAGTACCGAATGTCACTGCAAGGGATATCTAATCAGGTTTCCAAAGATTTTTGTGAG GGTGTTCGGGCACGAATGGTAGACAAGGACCTGGCACCAAAG TGGAATCCTCCGAGCTTGGAACAAGTGTCCAAAGACATGGTAGAGCACTATTTTTCACCACTCAGCAAATCTGAGCCTGATCTGGAGCTACCCACAGACCTGCGAGAAGCATTCACATAG